The Spirochaetota bacterium genome contains the following window.
ACATGCGCCTATCTCGTGAGCGGACACACCGTTTTTCAGGGCGCGACCGATACCGTCGAACGCAGCGCTTATAACGAACTCCTGCGCTCGACGATGAAGGACCTTTCTCTGGACTGGGACAATACCCGCTTCGCCGACGATCCGCAGAAACGCAAGCCGAAATTCCCGGGGCATGAGGATCAATTCGTCCTCACGCTCATCGAAGCGCTTTCCGCCGGGACGGGAAAATAGCATGCCGCTCAATATCGTTGCCGACGAGAATATCCCCTTCGCCGGGGAGGCGTTCTCGTCCATCGGCACCGTGACGCTTGCGAAAGGAAGGGCTGTCACACGCGATATGCTCCTGCATGCGGATGCACTCGCGGTCCGTTCGGTCACGAAAGTGAACGAAGCGCTCCTTGCCGGCACGGCCGTGAAATATGTCACCACCGCGACGATAGGCTACGATCATATCGACCGCGGCTACCTTGACCGCGCCGGTATCGGTTTTGCCTCAGCCCCGGGGAGCAACGCGAATTCCGTGAGTGAATACATCACGAGCGCCATACTCGCCGTAGGTGCGCTGAGCGGCATTTCGTGGCGCGGCAGGAGCATCGGCATCATCGGCGTCGGGAATGTCGGGAGCATCGTGGCGAAAAAAGCGTCGGCGCTTGGGCTCATACCCGTATTGAACGACCCCCCGCTCGCGGAAAGTACCGGCGACGCGAAATACCGCCCCATCGATGAAGCGCTCGAGTGCGATATCATCACGATACATACGCCCCTTGAGAAGGGCGGTGCGCATCCCACGTACCGGCTTGCGAACGCATCGTTCTTTCAGCGCATGAAGCGATGCACGCTCTTCATCAATTCATCGCGC
Protein-coding sequences here:
- a CDS encoding 4-phosphoerythronate dehydrogenase — protein: MPLNIVADENIPFAGEAFSSIGTVTLAKGRAVTRDMLLHADALAVRSVTKVNEALLAGTAVKYVTTATIGYDHIDRGYLDRAGIGFASAPGSNANSVSEYITSAILAVGALSGISWRGRSIGIIGVGNVGSIVAKKASALGLIPVLNDPPLAESTGDAKYRPIDEALECDIITIHTPLEKGGAHPTYRLANASFFQRMKRCTLFINSSRGKVTEQAALRNAIKSGHVRHAVLDVFDTEPNITPADVEGITYSTPHIAGYSYDGKVNGTAMNYASICAHFGIAPSWDFRASLPRTDTPSVTVDPSLDAERTLWEAVRALYDIRADDKALRGVLTSESDVAKGFDRLRKEYRVRREFMHTRVTANTDAHASLRTLGFIV